In one Candidatus Nomurabacteria bacterium genomic region, the following are encoded:
- a CDS encoding UvrD-helicase domain-containing protein → MKNILEGLNEAQTAAVRQTSGPLLILAGAGSGKTKTVAHRIAYLMQHESVWQNEILAVTFTNKAARELRERVWKLTDGKSGEVPRSYMPWMGTFHGICVRLLRQDGAAIKVAPNYVIYDEDDRQGLIKQAMKQLSIDAQQIKPRAVSSIISNAKNELKTPEDMESSANYPNARNIAKIYASYERLRKAAGALDFDDLLIETVRLLRDYPDIRKKWQQQFKYIFIDEYQDTNAAQYAIVKYLVGKDQNICVVGDDWQSIYSWRGADFTNILNFERDYPSTTVIKLEQNYRSTSAILSAAQTVISKNKVRTDKELWTDKGEGAPVEVHATYDETEEASLVAGRIATHVSMGARRYNDFAVLYRMNAQSAALERAFRLQRIPYQLIGGVRFYDRKEIKDIIAYLRIIYQSNDRLSFSRIVNVPTRGIGATSLERFLIWQSKTGMDIIDALYHVHEADGLTPRAKTALGVLGSRLRELQLMVQEEAAPADIIERLIKVTNYRDYLQDGTPQAEEREENIGSLISDVKVFASLSEFLEEAALISSADSAADGDKVTLMTLHAAKGLEFPVVFMVGMEEGIFPHSRVYDAGPAELEEERRLCYVGMTRAREELHLTYARARLQFGQRTYNDVSRFIGDMGDQVAAIEQPVFGIDREYDEFMSDALPFEVGDRVRAAAFGDGEIIDVDGLAVTIRFDRGGTKKLNAEYARLEKL, encoded by the coding sequence ATGAAAAATATCCTTGAGGGTCTTAATGAGGCACAGACTGCCGCTGTGCGTCAAACGTCTGGACCGTTGTTGATTTTGGCAGGCGCTGGCAGTGGCAAGACAAAGACCGTGGCACATAGGATTGCGTATCTTATGCAGCATGAGTCGGTTTGGCAAAATGAAATTTTGGCGGTTACGTTTACCAACAAGGCGGCTCGTGAGTTGCGCGAGAGGGTATGGAAGTTAACTGATGGCAAAAGCGGAGAAGTTCCACGTTCCTATATGCCATGGATGGGGACGTTCCATGGTATATGTGTACGGTTATTGCGGCAGGATGGCGCGGCAATTAAGGTTGCGCCGAATTATGTTATATATGACGAAGATGATCGCCAGGGTTTGATTAAACAAGCCATGAAACAGCTGTCTATAGATGCACAACAAATCAAGCCGAGAGCAGTTAGTAGTATCATCTCAAACGCAAAGAATGAGCTCAAGACTCCCGAAGACATGGAGTCGTCGGCAAATTATCCGAATGCCCGTAATATAGCTAAGATATATGCAAGTTACGAACGGTTGCGAAAAGCTGCCGGAGCACTCGATTTTGATGATTTACTTATAGAAACAGTTCGACTTTTGCGTGATTACCCAGACATTCGCAAGAAATGGCAGCAGCAATTCAAATACATTTTTATCGACGAATATCAGGATACAAATGCTGCGCAGTACGCCATCGTTAAATATTTAGTGGGTAAAGACCAAAATATTTGTGTCGTAGGTGACGACTGGCAATCAATCTACAGTTGGCGTGGTGCTGATTTTACAAATATTTTGAATTTTGAGCGAGATTATCCATCGACGACGGTTATTAAACTAGAACAAAACTATCGTTCAACTAGCGCGATACTCAGTGCCGCTCAAACTGTCATTAGTAAAAACAAGGTTCGAACCGACAAGGAGCTATGGACGGACAAGGGCGAAGGTGCGCCGGTTGAGGTGCACGCGACGTACGATGAAACCGAGGAGGCGAGTCTAGTTGCTGGACGGATTGCGACGCATGTGAGCATGGGTGCGCGCCGATACAACGACTTCGCAGTACTGTATCGCATGAACGCACAATCAGCGGCGCTAGAAAGGGCGTTTCGCTTGCAACGTATTCCCTATCAACTGATAGGCGGCGTGCGATTTTATGACCGCAAAGAGATTAAAGATATCATCGCTTATCTACGTATCATTTATCAGTCAAATGATCGTTTGAGTTTCAGTAGGATCGTCAATGTACCGACACGTGGCATCGGTGCGACGAGTCTCGAGCGGTTTCTGATATGGCAGAGCAAGACAGGTATGGACATCATTGATGCGCTTTATCACGTCCATGAGGCCGACGGGCTGACGCCAAGAGCCAAGACTGCGCTTGGAGTACTTGGTTCACGCCTGCGTGAATTGCAGTTGATGGTACAGGAAGAAGCGGCGCCAGCCGACATCATCGAGCGTCTTATCAAGGTCACAAACTATCGTGATTATTTGCAAGATGGTACTCCGCAGGCCGAGGAACGCGAAGAAAACATAGGTTCATTAATCTCGGACGTAAAAGTGTTTGCAAGTTTGTCTGAATTTCTAGAAGAAGCAGCGTTGATTTCAAGTGCAGATAGTGCCGCAGATGGAGATAAAGTAACACTAATGACACTTCACGCGGCTAAGGGTTTGGAATTTCCAGTCGTGTTTATGGTGGGCATGGAGGAAGGAATCTTTCCTCATAGCAGAGTTTACGATGCTGGTCCTGCCGAGCTCGAAGAAGAGCGCCGATTGTGTTACGTGGGTATGACGCGAGCTCGCGAGGAATTGCATTTAACGTATGCTCGTGCGCGACTACAGTTTGGTCAACGTACTTATAATGATGTCTCGCGTTTTATAGGTGATATGGGCGACCAAGTGGCAGCGATTGAACAACCAGTGTTTGGCATAGACCGCGAGTACGACGAATTTATGAGTGACGCACTACCGTTTGAAGTTGGCGATCGTGTACGTGCAGCGGCGTTCGGAGACGGTGAGATCATTGATGTTGACGGCTTGGCGGTGACGATTCGTTTTGATCGCGGCGGCACAAAAAAGCTAAATGCCGAGTATGCACGGTTAGAAAAGTTGTGA
- a CDS encoding DUF348 domain-containing protein: protein MNMHLITLKRRLFLVGACFIVAGGFFASHANAATTDSAQNGRLITIHDRGETRVILTHAQTVRDALADAHIPVVSQDTVEPNLGDRLVATDYTVNIYRARPVIVVDGAVRAKIMTAAQTPEGITGAAGIILNDEDRTTLTSSNDIVSDGAGDVLTIDRATMFTLKLYGTEITAYSHEATVGEMLKQKGIELAPSDDMSVPQDAPLVSGMKIEIWRDGIQTATAKEVIAFPVREVQDFDHPLGYHQVKTQGVDGLRNVTYEINMRDGKEIGRKEIQSIILKQPKEQIEIVGAAPPPGSHQDWMAAAGIASSDYGFVSYIVDHENRSWNPCKIQGGAVDCSFSGEIMVGYGLVQATPGNKMSSAGSDWQTNPVTQLKWASSYAVGRYGSWKNAYIFWLENNHW from the coding sequence ATGAACATGCATTTAATCACTCTAAAACGCCGGCTCTTCTTGGTAGGGGCATGCTTTATTGTAGCTGGAGGATTTTTTGCCAGCCACGCAAACGCAGCGACAACTGATTCTGCTCAGAACGGTCGTTTGATTACTATCCATGATCGCGGTGAAACGAGAGTTATTTTGACGCATGCGCAAACTGTTCGTGATGCACTTGCCGACGCGCATATACCGGTTGTTAGCCAAGACACCGTTGAGCCGAATCTTGGTGATCGGCTTGTCGCGACTGACTATACGGTCAATATCTATCGTGCTCGACCGGTCATCGTCGTCGATGGAGCAGTTCGCGCAAAAATTATGACAGCCGCACAGACACCTGAGGGAATTACGGGTGCGGCCGGTATTATCCTTAACGACGAAGATCGTACTACGCTAACTTCAAGTAACGACATTGTTTCTGACGGCGCTGGTGATGTACTGACAATAGATCGTGCTACCATGTTTACTCTAAAGCTCTACGGCACTGAAATTACAGCGTATAGCCACGAGGCGACCGTAGGAGAGATGCTAAAGCAAAAAGGAATTGAGCTAGCGCCAAGTGATGATATGTCTGTGCCTCAAGATGCACCTTTGGTCAGTGGAATGAAAATAGAAATTTGGCGAGATGGTATACAGACAGCTACAGCTAAAGAGGTGATTGCTTTCCCTGTGCGAGAGGTGCAAGATTTTGATCATCCATTGGGCTATCACCAAGTCAAGACTCAAGGGGTCGACGGCCTAAGAAACGTGACATACGAAATCAACATGCGTGATGGAAAAGAGATAGGTCGTAAAGAAATTCAAAGCATCATATTAAAGCAGCCAAAAGAACAAATTGAGATTGTCGGTGCAGCTCCGCCTCCTGGTTCTCACCAAGATTGGATGGCTGCTGCCGGTATAGCTTCGAGTGATTATGGATTTGTTAGCTATATCGTTGATCACGAAAATCGCAGCTGGAACCCATGCAAGATACAGGGCGGAGCGGTCGACTGCTCATTTAGCGGTGAGATTATGGTAGGGTACGGGTTAGTACAAGCAACACCTGGCAATAAAATGTCGAGTGCTGGAAGTGATTGGCAAACCAACCCTGTAACGCAGTTAAAGTGGGCATCGAGTTATGCGGTCGGACGATATGGTAGTTGGAAGAATGCATATATATTCTGGCTTGAGAACAACCACTGGTAA
- a CDS encoding triose-phosphate isomerase has product MSTTKKLIVGNWKMNMNVHDASMFVHKLSQRVSVHRDVEVVIAPTFLALQPLSLQVDRRQFKLAAQNFYWRDSGAFTGEVSAVQLRGLVDYAIVGHSERRHIFHEHDKDIRSKVQSAIRNGIKPILCVGETAHQRTVGETADVIHDQLLGGLANVTSEEFSHITVAYEPVWAIGTGVNALPEDAKKAARAIRRQITHLYGEKAASELRVLYGGSVKSNNASAYLKTDGVDGLLVGGASLLVEEFEAIVAAAHGIEDEQ; this is encoded by the coding sequence ATGTCAACCACCAAAAAACTTATCGTCGGTAACTGGAAAATGAACATGAACGTTCATGATGCCAGCATGTTCGTACACAAGCTCTCGCAGAGAGTATCTGTTCATCGTGACGTAGAAGTGGTCATAGCTCCTACGTTCCTTGCTTTGCAGCCGCTTAGCCTACAGGTTGATCGTCGGCAGTTCAAACTGGCGGCTCAGAATTTTTATTGGCGCGATAGTGGAGCGTTTACAGGTGAAGTGTCTGCGGTGCAGCTTCGAGGGCTAGTCGACTACGCTATCGTCGGTCACAGTGAGCGTCGCCATATATTTCATGAACACGACAAAGATATTCGCAGCAAGGTTCAATCTGCAATTAGAAACGGCATCAAGCCGATCCTTTGTGTCGGTGAAACTGCGCATCAAAGAACTGTTGGCGAAACGGCCGATGTCATCCACGACCAATTACTGGGCGGCTTGGCAAATGTTACCAGTGAGGAATTTAGTCACATTACAGTCGCATACGAACCAGTCTGGGCCATTGGCACAGGAGTTAATGCTTTGCCTGAAGATGCTAAAAAAGCCGCGCGTGCCATACGACGTCAAATTACTCATCTGTACGGTGAAAAGGCGGCAAGCGAATTGCGTGTACTTTATGGCGGTAGTGTGAAATCAAATAATGCGTCGGCATACCTCAAAACAGACGGTGTGGACGGATTACTTGTGGGCGGCGCTAGTTTGTTGGTAGAGGAATTTGAAGCAATCGTCGCTGCTGCGCACGGAATAGAGGACGAGCAATGA
- the pyk gene encoding pyruvate kinase, whose product MTVQFKRTKILASVGPPINSPEMIEKMISAGVNGFRLNFSHAKYEECDTIIPTIREVSARKGKPVAILQDLQGPKIRLGNLQQNVEVKTGDELTLRHGAEHDGDHLIPVQYNLAEKVKEGEPLYIFDGKIRTTVTSVADENTIVVRVENDGVLMSRKGINLPDTDFAGDILTHKDLEDIEYGAAKDIDYVALSFVQSAEDIHNLRQILLSHGSTAQIIAKIETKAAVREGVLEDIVKASDGVMVARGDLAVEAGTEVVPIVQRRIIALCRKYDKLSIVATQMLASMVDSPEPTRAEVSDVATAVILGADTVMLSDETANGRYPVESVAAMKKVILYTQDNALVAPIVDVLKGKKSARDAISVAAVSLADQLGASVIVAETKSGATAAHIAANRPNLPIFSVTSEPRAAQQLALSYANKSFIRPDGERAGFKLVKELKDEGFFGDESPITVVIVSGRQPGLIGGTDTIRVRVLE is encoded by the coding sequence ATGACAGTACAGTTTAAAAGAACAAAAATATTAGCATCGGTCGGTCCACCGATTAATAGCCCAGAAATGATAGAAAAAATGATATCTGCCGGCGTGAACGGTTTCCGATTGAATTTTAGTCACGCCAAATATGAAGAGTGTGACACGATCATCCCTACCATAAGAGAAGTAAGTGCAAGAAAAGGTAAGCCTGTTGCTATTTTGCAGGATCTTCAGGGACCAAAAATTCGCTTGGGTAATTTACAGCAGAATGTAGAAGTAAAAACAGGCGACGAACTGACGTTGCGACATGGCGCCGAGCACGACGGCGACCACTTGATACCAGTTCAATATAACTTGGCCGAAAAGGTAAAAGAAGGTGAGCCGCTCTATATTTTTGACGGCAAGATCCGAACTACTGTAACGAGCGTAGCGGATGAAAATACGATTGTAGTGAGAGTCGAGAACGACGGCGTGTTGATGAGTCGTAAAGGCATCAATTTACCCGACACTGACTTTGCCGGAGACATTTTGACTCACAAAGACTTAGAAGATATCGAATACGGTGCCGCCAAAGACATTGATTACGTGGCATTGAGCTTCGTGCAGTCGGCAGAAGATATACATAATTTGCGTCAAATATTATTAAGTCACGGCTCGACGGCACAAATCATTGCCAAGATTGAGACTAAGGCGGCCGTTCGAGAAGGCGTGCTCGAAGATATAGTCAAAGCAAGTGATGGCGTTATGGTCGCACGTGGTGATTTAGCCGTAGAAGCGGGTACGGAAGTAGTGCCAATCGTTCAGCGTCGAATCATTGCCCTCTGCCGCAAGTATGACAAATTATCAATCGTCGCGACGCAGATGCTTGCTAGCATGGTTGACTCCCCTGAGCCAACCCGCGCCGAAGTGAGCGACGTGGCAACCGCGGTTATATTGGGTGCCGACACGGTGATGCTCAGCGATGAAACTGCCAATGGCCGCTACCCTGTTGAATCCGTAGCAGCTATGAAAAAAGTGATTCTGTACACCCAAGACAATGCCTTGGTGGCGCCTATTGTAGACGTACTGAAGGGTAAAAAGTCTGCCCGTGATGCAATCAGTGTGGCCGCAGTAAGTTTGGCAGATCAGCTTGGTGCGTCTGTGATTGTTGCTGAAACAAAATCTGGAGCGACAGCGGCACACATCGCGGCAAATCGTCCAAATTTGCCGATTTTTAGCGTTACGAGTGAGCCTCGAGCCGCTCAGCAATTGGCACTGAGTTATGCAAACAAATCTTTTATTCGTCCTGACGGCGAAAGGGCCGGTTTTAAGCTAGTCAAAGAACTGAAAGATGAAGGCTTTTTCGGTGACGAATCACCAATAACGGTCGTTATCGTGAGTGGGCGACAGCCAGGACTTATTGGTGGAACGGACACAATTAGAGTTCGTGTGCTAGAATAG
- a CDS encoding DUF11 domain-containing protein — translation MKAVFNAIKRSPRLVALVATVAGVVLVPAVLLAWGPSRPTFTIQNPSDHVTFNSITDNPNIGDERDFVGIREAGTTNTWTDNMTVQPGKTYTVRMYVHNNAASNLNLVAQNVTAKFNLPTTTGKSIRVDGFIDSSNATPTEVYDDATFSNSQNFNLAYVPNSLKYENNYFGANGTPISESVFTSAGALLGYDKLDGNIPGCMQYAGYLSFNVTPQFAANFNVTKQVRKDGTTGWHSSVNVKPGDTVDYLLGYQNTSGEEQDNVWFQDTLPKGITYVPGSTQLTNAANTSPLTLSNNLTNGTGVNVGNYADNANAYVKFKAKVDSGSLVCGTKTYTNKVRVTVNNDLYKEATADVVVTKPCQDVPTVLPQTGPSAGIMTFIGLGATTAGLAYAATSARVRNLLRR, via the coding sequence ATGAAAGCAGTTTTTAACGCCATTAAGCGTTCACCACGACTCGTCGCTCTTGTAGCAACAGTTGCTGGTGTCGTTTTGGTACCTGCCGTGCTTTTAGCATGGGGGCCAAGCCGCCCAACGTTCACAATTCAGAACCCTTCTGACCACGTGACGTTCAACTCTATCACCGACAACCCAAATATCGGTGACGAGCGAGATTTCGTTGGTATCCGCGAAGCGGGTACTACCAACACCTGGACTGACAACATGACAGTTCAGCCGGGCAAAACATACACAGTTCGTATGTATGTCCACAACAACGCAGCAAGCAACCTCAACTTGGTTGCCCAGAACGTAACCGCAAAGTTCAACTTGCCAACTACCACCGGCAAATCAATTCGAGTCGATGGTTTCATTGATTCAAGCAACGCTACGCCAACCGAAGTTTATGATGACGCTACTTTTAGCAATAGCCAGAACTTCAACTTGGCATACGTACCAAACTCGCTAAAGTATGAAAACAACTACTTCGGCGCCAACGGTACACCAATTTCAGAAAGCGTCTTCACTAGTGCTGGCGCCCTGCTCGGCTATGACAAACTTGATGGCAACATCCCTGGTTGTATGCAATATGCCGGCTATCTGAGCTTCAACGTAACGCCACAGTTCGCTGCGAACTTCAACGTTACCAAGCAAGTCCGCAAAGATGGCACAACTGGCTGGCACAGTTCAGTTAATGTTAAACCTGGCGACACAGTCGACTATTTGCTCGGATACCAAAATACTAGCGGTGAAGAGCAAGACAACGTCTGGTTCCAAGATACGTTGCCAAAAGGCATCACCTACGTACCAGGTTCGACTCAGTTGACAAATGCTGCAAACACAAGCCCGTTGACTCTGTCAAATAACCTGACAAACGGCACTGGCGTAAATGTTGGCAACTATGCTGACAATGCTAACGCATATGTTAAATTCAAGGCGAAAGTCGATAGCGGCTCACTCGTCTGTGGTACAAAAACGTATACCAACAAGGTTCGCGTAACGGTAAACAACGACTTGTACAAGGAAGCAACTGCTGACGTAGTAGTTACTAAACCTTGCCAAGACGTTCCAACCGTACTACCACAAACCGGCCCAAGCGCTGGCATCATGACCTTTATCGGTCTTGGCGCCACGACTGCCGGCCTCGCATACGCCGCTACCAGCGCGCGTGTACGAAATCTGCTACGACGCTAG
- the rsmA gene encoding ribosomal RNA small subunit methyltransferase A — MTAPNKSLGQHWLHDRDVLAHIADCANLTPDDTVLEIGPGLGTLTSELLRRAGKVIAVEFDAELARKLPGQFPGKNLEVVHSDILSFDLSKLPAGYKVVANVPYYITSKIVQLLMTADNKPANAVLLVQKEVAERLAAKQGDMSILAISAQVFAEVSLGDVVPAALFTPPPKVDSRVVVLETHSQPLVNSEDEKAFFRVVKAGFSAKRKKLRSSLSGGLGISKQEVEEMLTKADISPDARAEDLSISDWLKLL; from the coding sequence ATGACAGCTCCGAATAAATCTCTTGGGCAGCATTGGCTACATGATCGCGATGTACTCGCGCATATTGCTGATTGCGCAAACCTGACTCCTGATGATACCGTGCTCGAAATCGGTCCCGGCTTAGGTACGTTGACATCTGAACTGTTGCGACGAGCTGGCAAAGTCATTGCCGTTGAATTTGATGCGGAGTTGGCACGTAAACTCCCCGGCCAGTTTCCAGGCAAGAACTTAGAGGTCGTTCATTCCGACATCTTGTCATTTGATCTGAGCAAGCTACCTGCCGGATACAAGGTAGTGGCTAACGTGCCCTATTACATTACGAGCAAAATCGTACAGCTACTTATGACGGCAGACAATAAGCCTGCCAATGCGGTGTTGCTCGTACAAAAAGAAGTCGCCGAGCGGCTGGCGGCCAAGCAGGGAGATATGAGTATTCTGGCAATTAGCGCACAGGTTTTTGCCGAGGTGAGTTTGGGTGATGTCGTTCCAGCGGCGCTGTTCACCCCGCCGCCGAAAGTCGACAGCCGAGTCGTGGTACTGGAGACGCACTCGCAGCCACTCGTTAATTCCGAAGATGAAAAAGCGTTTTTCCGCGTGGTTAAAGCTGGCTTTTCCGCAAAGCGCAAAAAACTTCGCTCGTCGCTGTCCGGTGGGCTTGGTATTTCAAAGCAAGAAGTCGAGGAGATGCTTACAAAAGCTGACATATCGCCTGATGCTCGTGCCGAAGATTTATCAATTAGTGACTGGCTCAAGCTTTTGTAA
- a CDS encoding phosphoglycerate kinase, protein MGFFKKTIRDVPLEGKRVLVRVDYNVPLKDGKVSDDLRIRASLPTLQYLLDQGCSLVLMSHLGRPEGHDMQFSMEPAAVRLSELIGQEVLFVDDIVGDAAYQKVNKAPAKSIVMLQNLRFDPREEEDDDDFAKGIAHVAQADYFVQDGFGVVHRAHASTHAITLQLPSVSGLLLEREYVTITQAMENPKRPFVSVLGGAKVSDKVQVVERFVKLADSVLIGGAMANTFLAYKGVDMGASKVEADQKETLDGVYTAVREKAGEKADDFLILPTDVAVATEINDTVPRKECEVSQIKPEEKAFDIGPQTIERFCSVVENAGTVIWNGPLGMSEFSNFAHGSARLALSLATHPNVTSIVGGGDTADFVLKWDSKKGGSFTHVSTGGGASLDLMAGKKLPGVECLLDA, encoded by the coding sequence GTGGGATTCTTCAAAAAGACGATTCGTGACGTACCGCTGGAGGGTAAGCGGGTGTTGGTGCGTGTAGACTATAATGTTCCTCTTAAAGACGGCAAGGTGAGTGATGACTTGCGAATCCGAGCCAGCCTACCCACGCTGCAATATTTGTTAGACCAAGGCTGCTCTTTGGTTCTGATGAGTCATCTAGGCCGACCCGAGGGGCACGATATGCAGTTTAGTATGGAGCCAGCAGCGGTACGACTAAGCGAACTTATAGGGCAAGAAGTGTTGTTTGTCGACGATATCGTCGGCGACGCCGCCTACCAGAAGGTGAATAAGGCGCCGGCTAAGAGCATTGTCATGTTGCAAAATCTTCGTTTTGACCCCCGAGAAGAGGAAGACGACGACGACTTTGCAAAGGGGATTGCTCATGTGGCACAGGCGGATTATTTTGTGCAAGATGGTTTTGGCGTTGTTCACAGGGCGCACGCTAGTACGCATGCGATCACATTGCAGCTTCCGAGCGTGTCCGGACTGCTACTCGAAAGGGAATACGTCACAATTACTCAGGCTATGGAAAATCCTAAACGACCGTTTGTATCCGTTCTTGGTGGCGCCAAGGTAAGCGACAAGGTTCAAGTAGTTGAACGATTTGTTAAACTTGCCGATTCTGTGCTGATCGGCGGGGCGATGGCGAATACTTTTTTGGCGTATAAAGGCGTTGATATGGGAGCTAGCAAAGTTGAGGCCGACCAAAAGGAAACTCTTGACGGCGTGTATACTGCCGTACGCGAAAAAGCCGGTGAAAAAGCAGACGACTTTCTGATATTGCCAACTGATGTTGCCGTGGCAACAGAGATAAATGACACAGTTCCTCGAAAGGAGTGTGAAGTTAGTCAGATAAAGCCAGAAGAAAAAGCGTTTGACATCGGACCACAGACAATCGAGAGATTCTGTAGCGTAGTAGAAAACGCTGGTACGGTAATTTGGAACGGACCGCTCGGTATGTCAGAGTTTTCTAATTTTGCACATGGTTCAGCCCGGCTTGCTTTGTCGCTAGCGACGCACCCTAACGTCACTTCAATCGTTGGAGGTGGAGATACGGCCGATTTCGTATTGAAGTGGGATAGCAAAAAAGGCGGTAGTTTTACCCACGTTTCAACCGGTGGAGGCGCGAGCCTTGATCTGATGGCTGGCAAAAAATTACCTGGCGTCGAATGCCTACTCGACGCATAA
- a CDS encoding NUDIX hydrolase encodes MAGLVVSPFAVIGLRLYTKVTRRPRVRVLVTNEKDEVLLLRGVIAKGRRWSLPGGGVNRRESLPAAAQRELYEETGIDVATSKLRHLRTVPRAELNLPFDAPVFHVKVKRADLPDTPHNPREIAHVAWFRTDDLPKHVSALALEIIAKYHT; translated from the coding sequence ATGGCCGGTCTAGTTGTTAGTCCGTTTGCAGTTATCGGTTTACGGCTTTACACCAAAGTGACAAGACGCCCGCGCGTTCGTGTGTTGGTGACGAATGAAAAAGACGAAGTTTTGTTGCTTCGTGGTGTCATCGCGAAGGGGAGACGGTGGAGCCTTCCGGGTGGTGGAGTGAATCGCAGGGAGTCATTGCCGGCTGCGGCTCAGCGTGAATTATACGAAGAGACAGGTATAGACGTAGCGACGTCTAAGTTGCGTCACCTCAGGACGGTGCCTAGGGCTGAGCTCAATCTTCCGTTTGACGCGCCAGTTTTTCATGTAAAGGTTAAACGAGCTGATTTACCCGACACACCCCATAACCCAAGAGAAATAGCACATGTTGCGTGGTTTCGCACAGACGACCTGCCTAAACACGTGTCTGCTCTTGCCCTTGAGATTATTGCTAAATATCATACATAA